A portion of the Zootoca vivipara chromosome 6, rZooViv1.1, whole genome shotgun sequence genome contains these proteins:
- the AHDC1 gene encoding transcription factor Gibbin — MNMLSLKVGSGAEGSGSLPGSAEPSPLEEKSLSRKAAAAAAEGIGSPQQQQADGSSIACQPIGLENGANPPAEWFPRSQGPGLRQPNNSEADGSERNFRVNLHCKYGRPRELKCNSRNSKAEGPGSTFADVHPSNCSAKRHAGEEEFRKRLKSQGPSVPPAGGAIRSSSDYSQEPKLYQAGHPGQKVSACLAEKALSFGMLSFPEGSCSALGREHKSSSLRHAETAERYKSFHAHGSTKTEDLPSANVLGCPVDSRSLDETATHDRAAKTFSNATLASGRCNIDNIISLLKSKCGNGRINLYPVVQLIDIMKDINRLSQDLKSCGVHLDCSGLELNSHPPFNEEGQDQGLQYSFYSSPMLASSIRSPEEVAGQGSTKAELPKQTRPTGICEGESEGDTQSAQYPATQSSPALKASSSSIGEASSSESDTTDYTELADTDILSELASLACPGPQLIDHQHLEPHSQLLQSQGLDSRSQLIDSQSLEHQPQLVDSKSLEPPPEPLALQTVEPLPEPLGLQTLEQLELQNLEPLSESLSLQSLEPLSEPLGLQSLGTLDHQLLDSQAQLLDPEAQLLGPLPKLLDSQPQLGTDESLGAHSLQPSSHLGGCSMRGVVRRGAGRGRDDHRKYALRRTDKPKMLCRRRRGGRGRRAEIVAENRVLPMTVPVEVVMAQPDEVRMPVAAEVMEPIVSPLEPEDGQKPAANLQAQKPKCRGVRRMVVKMAKIPVSLGRRNKTTYKVSSLNSNLNLEGKELTTCSSLEPTPLLKMKNNGRNVVVVFPPGEMPIILKRKRGRPPKNLMLGPCKPKEPTPEVKKRRRRKQKLASPQPSYVADTNDSKADYSDVLAKLAFLNRQSQCSARCSPPRCWTPSEPDSIHQAPDTQSISHFLHRVQGFRRRGGKGGGFGRGGGHSARSPRCSFSDFFEGIGKKKKAAPGASMHADPVHPRKRGRPEPDSMEKPKRKRRSRKNGALFPEQNIGQNFSDVTSEWGGDKESLWMSHHGHLSSQANRNCSYQDSRTFHSSALETSSSSRTGFYGGSNPSSQSELSQERQSLFTGYFRSLLDSDDSSDLLDFALSNTRSESRKSAPSYTAPPNAIATQRGMASYPSRGGKVTPSSTTTTATTEAPFHTAMTSRQSFPPSRSAGYSLSQAASECRSTDAFQKLAPLSAVSRSPTTHSTAASSYAQYGSFSSSGGQSVTPSSLFQQGKPYHATQECPNNKDCSFTYGSGNSLPSSPSSAHSASYAQQTSGPSLPLNKASFFNSSDPSQFSSSSHTPMRCDSRASTVSPGGYMVPKGSVSFQPSPENCRQFPSASQWAFRQGYSNLDWNSETFSQLYNPGFDCHINEPNVILDISNYTPQKAKQQTVSETFSESSSDSTQFNQPAGYRRANSEASSSEGQSSLSSLEKLMMDWNESSSAPGYNWNQSVLFQSSSKPGRGRRKKVDIFDAAHLNFSTGAYPSKRGTGARQPRGSRGACASKKERGTGKTKFPTKSQQVNPMFQDSTDLGLDYYSGDSSMSPLPSQSRGFGLSERDPCDFAGPYSMNPSTPSDGTFGQGFQSDSPGLGQADLDSKHFPALPHQLAAPPPQQTVFEASLQKAFSPNCSPTLAFKEDLRPSDIRKLPACDSLKHSMQGAGGMPHPAAHMSCRDLPMSQPHYDSPSCKNPNYWYSPTSSTRSPPYDNKAGVGMLVDFMGRSPDVSCLNPHLTSPPNTNPSKSEKEPMDMARAHHRGAYICPLMNDLNISPVPRDSMLPLQDNYRYPSFAPQGHPIMTAAQKSAFLGPMLEQHPEDTFTVTSL; from the exons AGAACTCAAGTGTAATAGCAGGAACAGCAAAGCAGAAG GTCCAGGTTCCACGTTTGCAGATGTGCATCCCAGCAACTGTTCTGCCAAGAGGCATGCCGGTGAAGAAGAATTTAGGAAGCGCCTGAAATCACAGGGCCCGTCAGTTCCACCAGCAGGAGGTGCCATCCGCAGTTCTTCTGATTACTCCCAAGAGCCAAAGTTATACCAAGCAGGGCATCCTGGTCAAAAGGTCTCAGCGTGTCTGGCAGAAAAAGCCTTGTCATTTGGCATGCTCAGCTTTCCTGAAGGTTCCTGTTCAGCATTAGGCCGCGAGCACAAGTCTAGCTCACTGCGTCATGCTGAGACGGCTGAGCGGTACAAGAGCTTTCACGCCCATGGCAGCACCAAGACAGAGGATTTGCCGTCGGCCAATGTTCTGGGCTGCCCTGTTGACTCCCGCAGCCTAGATGAGACAGCCACGCACGACAGAGCTGCCAAGACCTTCTCCAATGCCACTCTGGCCTCAGGAAGGTGCAACATTGACAACATCATCTCGCTGCTAAAGAGCAAGTGTGGAAATGGCCGTATCAACCTCTACCCTGTGGTGCAGCTCATAGACATCATGAAGGACATCAACCGCCTCTCCCAGGACCTGAAGAGCTGCGGCGTTCACCTGGACTGCAGTGGCCTAGAGCTTAACAGCCACCCACCATTCAACGAGGAAGGCCAGGATCAGGGCCTGCAGTACAGCTTCTACTCCTCACCCATGCTTGCCAGCAGCATCCGTAGCCCCGAGGAGGTAGCAGGACAGGGCAGCACCAAAGCTGAGCTGCCCAAGCAGACCCGACCCACTGGAATCTGTGAAGGAGAGTCAGAGGGAGACACTCAGAGTGCCCAGTAcccagccacccagagtagcCCTGCTTTGAAGGCATCATCAAGCAGCATAGGTGAAGCTAGCAGCTCGGAATCTGATACCACTGATTATACCGAACTGGCTGATACAGATATCTTGAGCGAACTGGCTTCTTTGGCATGCCCAGGCCCGCAGTTAATAGAtcatcaacatctggagcccCACTCCCAGTTGCTCCAAAGCCAGGGGCTAGATTCAAGGTCCCAGTTAAttgattcacagtctctggaacACCAGCCTCAGTTAGTAGACTCTAAGTCTTTAGAGCCTCCTCCAGAACCGCTGGCACTGCAGACAGTGGAGCCACTGCCTGAGCCACTGGGGCTGCAGACTCTGGAGCAATTGGAGCTGCAGAATCTGGAGCCCTTGTCTGAATCACTATCGCTTCAGTCCCTGGAACCCCTTTCTGAGCCACTAGGGCTCCAGTCTTTAGGGACTCTGGACCACCAATTGCTCGACTCCCAAGCCCAGCTTCTGGATCCGGAAGCCCAGCTGCTAGGCCCTCTGCCCAAGTTGTTAGACTCCCAGCCCCAGCTAGGGACAGATGAGTCCCTAGGAGCACATTCGCTGCAACCCAGCTCCCACCTCGGAGGCTGCTCCATGAGAGGAGTAGTAAGGCGAGGAGCAGGGCGGGGAAGGGATGATCACAGGAAATATGCTCTACGTAGAACAGATAAACCAAAGATGCTCTGCCGCCGGCGGAGAGGTGGCCGGGGCCGGCGGGCAGAGATTGTAGCTGAGAACAGAGTCCTCCCCATGACTGTACCAGTGGAGGTGGTGATGGCACAACCAGACGAAGTCAGGATGCCAGTGGCAGCAGAAGTGATGGAGCCCATTGTTTCCCCACTGGAACCTGAAGATGGCCAGAAACCAGCCGCCAACCTTCAGGCCCAAAAACCCAAGTGCCGTGGAGTGCGAAGGATGGTGGTGAAGATGGCCAAGATCCCTGTCTCCCTTGGGAGGAGGAACAAGACGACATACAAAGTGTCCTCCCTCAACAGCAACTTGAACCTGGAAGGCAAAGAGCTCACAACCTGCAGCTCGTTGGAGCCAACTCCTCTGCTGAAGATGAAGAACAATGGTCGTAACGTGGTGGTGGTCTTTCCTCCAGGTGAAATGCCTATTATCCTGAAGCGCAAGCGGGGGAGACCCCCCAAAAACCTGATGCTGGGTCCCTGCAAACCCAAGGAACCCACCCCAGAAGTGAaaaagcggaggaggaggaaacagaaaCTGGCATCACCACAGCCCTCCTATGTCGCCGACACCAATGATAGTAAAGCTGACTACTCTGATGTCCTGGCAAAGCTTGCCTTCCTAAACCGCCAGAGCCAGTGCTCAGCTCGTTGCTCCCCGCCTCGCTGCTGGACCCCAAGTGAGCCAGACTCCATCCACCAAGCCCCAGACACTCAAAGCATCTCCCACTTTTTGCACCGGGTCCAAGGCTTCCGCAGACGTGGTGGTAAAGGAGGTGGGTTTGGACGTGGAGGGGGACACTCTGCCCGGTCACCTCGCTGCTCCTTTAGTGATTTTTTTGAAGGCATcggcaagaagaagaaggcagcccCAGGAGCATCCATGCATGCTGACCCTGTTCACCCACGAAAAAGGGGCCGGCCAGAGCCCGACTCCATGGAGAAGCCGAAGAGGAAGAGGCGGTCCCGCAAAAATGGGGCGCTGTTTCCTGAGCAAAACATTGGCCAGAACTTCAGTGATGTGACCTCTGAGTGGGGCGGAGACAAAGAAAGTCTTTGGATGTCCCATCATGGACACCTCTCCAGCCAAGCCAACAGGAACTGCAGTTACCAAGACTCTCGGACCTTCCACTCTTCGGCGCTGGAGACGAGTTCATCCAGTAGGACTGGTTTTTATGGTGGGAGCAACCCATCATCACAGTCTGAGCTAAGCCAGGAGAGACAGAGCCTCTTCACAGGCTATTTCCGCTCCCTGCTGGATTCAGATGATTCCTCTGACTTGCTAGACTTTGCCCTCTCAAATACACGCTCTGAGTCACGGAAGTCTGCTCCTTCGTACACAGCCCCTCCCAATGCCATCGCTACGCAGAGGGGCATGGCATCCTACCCAAGCAGAGGGGGTAAAGTCAcgccctcctccaccaccactactGCTACTACTGAGGCACCCTTCCACACAGCCATGACAAGTCGGCAGTCGTTCCCTCCCAGCCGATCAGCGGGATACAGCCTTTCTCAGGCTGCTTCGGAATGCCGCAGCACAGATGCCTTTCAGAAGCTGGCGCCTCTCTCAGCTGTCTCCAGGTCACCCACCACCCACTCCACAGCAGCCTCCAGCTATGCACAGTACGGCAGCTTCAGCAGCAGTGGTGGGCAGAGCGTGACACCTTCTAGCTTGTTCCAGCAAGGGAAGCCATACCATGCTACACAGGAATGCCCCAACAACAAAGACTGCAGCTTCACGTATGGCAGTGGCAACAGCTTGCCCTCATCACCGAGCAGTGCCCATAGCGCCAGCTATGCCCAACAGACTTCGGGCCCCAGCTTGCCATTGAATAAGGCCTCCTTCTTCAACAGCTCGGATCCCAGCCAGTTCTCCAGCTCCTCCCACACGCCTATGAGGTGTGACAGCCGGGCAAGCACTGTGTCCCCAGGTGGCTACATGGTCCCTAAGGGTTCGGTCTCCTTTCAGCCCTCCCCGGAGAACTGCCGGCAGTTTCCCAGTGCCTCCCAGTGGGCTTTCCGGCAAGGCTACAGCAACCTGGACTGGAACTCTGAAACCTTCAGCCAGCTTTACAACCCAGGCTTTGACTGCCATATCAACGAACCCAATGTTATCCTGGATATCTCCAACTACACACCCCAGAAGGCCAAGCAGCAGACCGTCTCTGAGACCTTCTCCGAGTCCTCATCAGACAGTACCCAGTTCAACCAGCCAGCTGGCTACAGAAGGGCCAACAGCGAGGCTTCGTCTAGTGAGGGCCAGTCCAGCCTCTCTAGCCTGGAGAAGCTGATGATGGACTGGAATGAGTCATCTTCGGCCCCAGGTTACAACTGGAACCAGAGTGTCTTATTTCAGAGCAGCTCTAAGCCGGGACGTGGTAGGCGGAAGAAAGTGGACATATTTGATGCTGCTCACCTGAACTTCTCGACAGGTGCATACCCCTCCAAGAGGGGCACGGGGGCCAGGCAGCCACGAGGCTCCCGAGGTGCCTGTGCCTCCAAGAAGGAGAGAGGCACTGGCAAGACCAAGTTCCCTACCAAATCCCAGCAAGTGAACCCCATGTTTCAAGACAGTACAGATTTGGGCCTGGACTACTACAGTGGAGACAGCAGCATGTCCCCACTGCCCTCCCAGTCGCGGGGCTTTGGGCTCAGCGAAAGGGATCCCTGCGACTTTGCTGGGCCCTATTCCATGAACCCCTCCACCCCTTCGGACGGCACCTTTGGGCAAGGCTTCCAGAGTGACTcccctggcctagggcaggcAGACCTGGACAGCAAGCATTTCCCCGCCCTGCCCCACCAGCTTGCTGCCCCTCCCCCTCAGCAGACTGTGTTTGAAGCAAGCTTACAGAAAGCCTTCTCGCCCAACTGCTCCCCAACCCTGGCCTTCAAAGAGGACTTGAGGCCCAGCGATATCCGCAAGCTCCCAGCCTGCGACTCGCTCAAACACAGCATGCAAGGGGCTGGTGGCATGCCCCACCCAGCTGCGCACATGTCTTGCCGGGACCTGCCCATGTCCCAGCCACACTACGACTCGCCCAGCTGCAAAAACCCCAACTATTGGTACTCCCCCACCTCCAGCACCCGCAGCCCCCCCTACGACAACAAAGCCGGGGTTGGGATGCTAGTGGACTTCATGGGGAGAAGCCCAGATGTCTCCTGCCTCAACCCCCACCTGACCAGCCCCCCCAACACCAACCCTTCCAAGAGCGAGAAGGAGCCTATGGACATGGCAAGGGCCCACCACCGAGGGGCCTACATTTGCCCCTTGATGAACGACTTGAATATCTCCCCAGTCCCAAGAGACTCTATGCTGCCGCTGCAGGACAACTATAGGTACCCCAGTTTTGCACCCCAAGGGCACCCCATCATGACTGCAGCCCAGAAGAGCGCGTTTTTGGGTCCAATGCTAGAGCAACATCCTGAGGACACATTCACAGTCACCTCATTGTAG